The following proteins are co-located in the Paludibaculum fermentans genome:
- the flhA gene encoding flagellar biosynthesis protein FlhA yields the protein MANDSTSTPAVAPTRAMLRHAEWTDMAVPVAVLCIVVALVTPLPSVVLDFLLVLDIMTSVIVLMVAMYIRKAVEFSIFPSALLLLTLSRLALNISASRLILLNGNSGASAAGHVIEAFGTFVVGGNYVIGTVIFLVLIAIQYVVINHGAVRISEVTARFTLDALPGKQMSIDADMNAGLITEQEARTRRKQLAAEAEFYGAMDGASRFTQRDAVASILITGINIIAGFLIGVLQHGMDLKHALETYTILTIGEGLVSVIPALMISISGGLIVTRSSSEQRLGAEVSQQMFSNAQPLLLSSGVLAVLGMFPGLPALPFFAASAGIGYAGWRIRQKADASAALVAPVKKESAQVNVESLLKVEPLALDVGLGLVQLVEGGSESPLLLRITALRRQLAGQSGYLLPPLKVSDNLSLRSREYRVMLRGAEIARYELLAGHSLAIPGVNAQPLREGKATRDPAFGQTAFWIAAGLSDQARAAGYTVVDAVSIIGAHLAELIRKYACELFSRQDAKNYCDRVAQEHPKVVEDLVPKLLSLSVIQKVLQNLLRERVPVRDSVLILEAMSEAAVTTKNPILLTEFVRQAIRRVLVEPYLNSDRALEVFLLAPETEHLIEKAIEHHETTSSLALAPTRIREVVEEVRRRVGSGDNSAVLLTSTSVRYFVRQILEQYMPGVAVLSHGEIPAEVRIHVSGHPGATAQLEAKAGA from the coding sequence ATGGCTAACGACTCCACCAGCACGCCAGCCGTGGCGCCCACCCGGGCTATGCTCCGCCATGCGGAGTGGACCGACATGGCAGTACCCGTCGCGGTGCTTTGCATTGTCGTCGCGCTGGTGACTCCGCTGCCCTCGGTGGTGCTCGACTTCCTGCTGGTGCTGGACATCATGACCTCAGTGATCGTGCTGATGGTCGCGATGTACATCCGCAAGGCGGTGGAGTTTAGTATCTTTCCCAGCGCACTGCTGTTGTTGACCCTCTCCCGGCTGGCGTTGAACATCTCGGCTTCGCGGCTGATCCTGTTGAACGGCAATTCGGGCGCGTCGGCGGCCGGCCATGTGATTGAAGCGTTTGGGACTTTCGTCGTCGGCGGCAACTACGTGATCGGCACGGTGATCTTCCTGGTGCTGATCGCCATTCAATATGTCGTGATCAACCACGGTGCGGTGCGCATCTCGGAGGTCACGGCTCGTTTCACGTTGGACGCCTTGCCGGGCAAGCAGATGTCGATCGACGCGGACATGAATGCCGGGTTGATCACAGAGCAGGAAGCCCGCACGCGCCGCAAGCAACTGGCGGCGGAAGCGGAGTTCTACGGGGCCATGGACGGCGCGTCACGGTTTACGCAACGCGACGCGGTGGCCAGCATCCTCATTACCGGTATCAATATCATTGCCGGGTTCCTGATCGGCGTGTTGCAGCATGGCATGGACCTGAAGCACGCGCTGGAAACCTACACCATCCTGACTATTGGCGAAGGCCTGGTCTCGGTGATTCCGGCGCTGATGATCTCAATTTCGGGCGGTTTGATCGTCACCCGTTCCAGTTCGGAGCAACGGCTGGGCGCCGAGGTGAGCCAGCAGATGTTCTCGAACGCGCAGCCGCTGCTGTTGTCGAGCGGAGTCCTGGCGGTGCTGGGCATGTTCCCCGGCTTGCCGGCCCTGCCCTTTTTCGCGGCGAGCGCGGGCATCGGGTATGCCGGATGGCGGATCCGTCAAAAAGCTGACGCTTCGGCGGCGTTGGTGGCTCCGGTGAAGAAGGAATCGGCGCAAGTGAATGTGGAGTCGCTGCTTAAGGTGGAACCGCTGGCGCTGGATGTCGGGCTGGGGTTGGTGCAACTGGTGGAGGGCGGGAGTGAATCGCCGCTGTTGCTAAGGATCACGGCGCTGCGCCGGCAACTGGCCGGACAGAGCGGCTACCTGCTGCCGCCGTTGAAGGTGAGCGACAACCTGTCACTGCGTTCGCGCGAGTACAGGGTGATGCTGCGCGGAGCGGAAATCGCGCGTTATGAGTTACTTGCCGGGCATTCGCTGGCCATTCCGGGCGTCAATGCGCAGCCGCTGAGAGAGGGTAAGGCGACCCGCGATCCGGCGTTTGGACAGACGGCCTTCTGGATCGCCGCGGGCCTGTCCGACCAGGCGCGGGCGGCCGGCTACACCGTGGTGGATGCGGTCAGCATCATCGGTGCGCACCTGGCGGAACTGATCCGGAAGTACGCGTGTGAACTCTTCAGCCGGCAGGATGCGAAGAACTATTGCGACCGTGTGGCGCAGGAGCATCCCAAGGTGGTCGAGGATTTGGTCCCCAAACTGCTATCACTCTCAGTGATTCAGAAGGTTCTGCAGAATCTGTTGCGCGAGAGGGTCCCTGTCCGCGACTCGGTTCTCATCCTGGAAGCCATGAGCGAAGCGGCGGTGACGACGAAGAACCCGATCCTGTTGACCGAGTTCGTGCGGCAGGCCATCCGCCGGGTCCTGGTGGAACCTTACTTGAATTCCGACAGGGCGTTGGAGGTCTTCCTGCTGGCGCCTGAGACGGAGCATCTGATCGAAAAGGCCATCGAACACCACGAGACCACCAGCAGCCTGGCCTTGGCGCCGACGCGCATCAGGGAAGTGGTGGAAGAGGTCCGGCGGCGGGTAGGCTCAGGCGACAACAGCGCCGTGCTGTTGACCTCGACGAGCGTACGGTATTTTGTCCGGCAGATTCTAGAGCAGTACATGCCGGGGGTCGCGGTGCTATCGCACGGCGAGATTCCGGCGGAGGTGAGAATCCATGTCAGCGGTCATCCCGGGGCGACTGCCCAGCTGGAAGCAAAGGCAGGAGCGTGA
- a CDS encoding flagellar biosynthesis protein FlhF, which produces MKSKSFFADRVHDAMLAARAELGSDAVLLSSHRTPAEVRHLGEFEVVCGYTEKPAALELSAPPAARRTIPTVTVQDVPVVQERLAPVAPRQARPMATPLARNGRMALAGRAAKVEWRRIRRSLTEQGFPGAVATDITRAVYRRLTGEEAPDVEFELLIDPETARAQAQMHSELASILPLLDLESVAVLRNRAEAAEDAMAELEEQNVMDAPDAAAADEALAQELAHRLPMLRTGGQSVVPAGHVVALIGPAGAGKSLTAAKIAMTAIAERERPVRIVSVSGRAAGASARLAALAAILEVPFQSIESPEELGPSLTEQMEGELVIVDTPGFSRREEETTRRWARELSCSEIAHISLVLSATTKPADLFATARQFSLFHPDSLTFTHGDCTSEAGSCLALAISARMPVAYWSEGQEIPEDLGVPQADEFVRKTMPALSAAV; this is translated from the coding sequence ATGAAGTCGAAGTCGTTTTTTGCGGACAGGGTCCATGATGCGATGCTCGCGGCGCGGGCGGAACTCGGATCCGATGCTGTGCTTCTCAGCAGCCATCGTACGCCCGCGGAAGTCCGGCACCTCGGTGAATTCGAAGTCGTTTGCGGTTATACGGAAAAGCCGGCGGCGCTGGAATTGAGCGCCCCGCCGGCGGCCCGGCGCACCATTCCGACGGTCACGGTACAGGATGTGCCTGTCGTGCAGGAGCGGCTGGCACCGGTTGCGCCGCGGCAGGCCCGCCCGATGGCGACGCCGCTGGCGCGGAACGGGCGCATGGCCCTGGCCGGCCGTGCCGCCAAGGTGGAGTGGCGGCGCATCCGGCGCAGCCTCACCGAACAGGGCTTTCCCGGCGCTGTGGCGACCGATATCACCCGCGCGGTGTACCGCCGGCTGACAGGCGAAGAGGCCCCGGATGTCGAATTCGAACTGTTGATCGATCCTGAGACGGCGCGAGCCCAGGCGCAGATGCACAGCGAACTGGCTTCGATTCTGCCCCTGCTGGACCTTGAGTCGGTGGCGGTGCTGCGGAACCGGGCCGAAGCGGCGGAAGACGCGATGGCCGAGCTGGAAGAGCAGAACGTGATGGATGCGCCCGATGCGGCGGCGGCCGACGAGGCCCTGGCGCAGGAGCTGGCCCATCGCCTGCCGATGCTGCGTACGGGCGGCCAGAGCGTGGTTCCGGCCGGGCACGTGGTCGCGTTGATCGGACCGGCTGGCGCTGGTAAGTCATTGACAGCGGCCAAGATCGCGATGACCGCGATCGCTGAGCGGGAACGGCCGGTACGCATCGTCAGCGTCAGCGGCCGGGCGGCCGGCGCCAGTGCGCGGCTGGCGGCGCTGGCGGCCATCCTCGAGGTGCCTTTCCAGAGCATCGAATCGCCTGAGGAGCTGGGTCCGTCGCTGACGGAACAGATGGAAGGCGAGCTGGTGATCGTGGACACCCCGGGCTTCTCGCGGCGCGAGGAAGAGACGACGCGGCGCTGGGCGCGGGAGCTCTCGTGCTCAGAGATCGCCCACATCAGCCTGGTCCTATCGGCGACGACCAAACCTGCCGATCTATTTGCCACGGCACGGCAATTCAGTCTGTTTCATCCCGACAGTTTGACGTTCACGCATGGGGACTGTACGTCGGAGGCCGGGTCATGCCTGGCGCTCGCGATCTCGGCCCGCATGCCGGTGGCGTACTGGAGCGAAGGACAGGAGATTCCCGAAGATCTCGGCGTGCCCCAAGCGGACGAATTTGTCCGGAAAACTATGCCAGCCCTGTCGGCGGCGGTGTAG
- a CDS encoding sigma-70 family RNA polymerase sigma factor → MASSQFTAYESEVASATSSRETLILEHLPLVRWIAHRIHERLPREFALDDLISTGILGLIAAIDSYDPIHNVKLSTFASYRIRGAIMDSIRGIDGIAPHHRKVVKQVQAAIGKLEQRLQRPPSEDEIAAELGMELEEYQQTLVQTRGVSIGSLDAAPVNTDKMTFLCFFADREDQEPGRILERAELKKVIAEGISRMPMAERQVLALYYQEGLNLKEIASIMNLHYSRISQLKTQAILRLKTLMDKKWPTPRGDI, encoded by the coding sequence ATGGCATCCTCTCAATTCACAGCGTACGAAAGTGAAGTGGCCTCGGCTACTTCCTCCCGCGAAACGTTGATCTTAGAACACTTGCCTCTGGTACGGTGGATTGCCCATCGCATTCACGAGCGTCTGCCGCGCGAGTTTGCCCTGGACGACCTGATCTCGACGGGCATCCTGGGGTTGATCGCGGCGATCGACAGTTACGATCCGATCCACAACGTCAAGCTTTCCACCTTTGCCAGTTACCGGATCCGCGGCGCGATCATGGACAGCATCCGCGGCATCGACGGCATCGCTCCGCATCACCGCAAGGTGGTGAAGCAGGTGCAGGCGGCGATCGGGAAACTGGAGCAGCGGCTGCAGCGGCCGCCGAGCGAAGACGAGATCGCGGCCGAACTGGGCATGGAGCTGGAAGAGTACCAGCAGACGCTGGTGCAGACGCGAGGCGTCTCCATCGGCAGCCTGGACGCGGCTCCGGTCAATACGGACAAGATGACCTTCCTGTGTTTCTTCGCGGATCGCGAAGACCAGGAGCCCGGCCGCATTCTGGAACGGGCTGAACTCAAAAAGGTGATCGCCGAGGGTATTTCGCGCATGCCGATGGCGGAGCGCCAGGTGCTGGCCCTGTACTACCAGGAGGGCCTGAACCTGAAAGAGATTGCGTCCATCATGAACCTGCATTACAGCCGGATTTCGCAACTGAAAACGCAGGCGATCCTGAGGTTGAAGACGCTGATGGACAAGAAATGGCCGACGCCGCGAGGGGACATCTGA
- a CDS encoding FliM/FliN family flagellar motor switch protein — MTPTGQALDGQIAPATVPGLWENEVEPLLDLDLPVSVRFGKVRMPLSQALELGDGSIVELDSRVDDPVEVLVHGKVVALGQLVVVDGYYGVEVTSLAGNGTARVPLEAVLNAGSGEADREEEMVQE, encoded by the coding sequence ATGACACCCACCGGTCAAGCGCTCGATGGACAGATAGCACCGGCGACTGTGCCGGGACTTTGGGAGAACGAGGTGGAGCCTTTGCTGGACCTGGATTTGCCGGTGAGCGTGCGATTTGGGAAGGTGCGGATGCCGTTGTCCCAGGCACTCGAACTGGGCGACGGATCGATTGTGGAACTGGACTCGCGCGTAGACGATCCGGTGGAAGTGCTGGTGCACGGCAAAGTCGTGGCGCTGGGGCAGCTTGTCGTGGTCGACGGCTACTACGGCGTGGAAGTGACGTCGCTGGCGGGCAATGGGACGGCGCGGGTGCCCTTGGAAGCCGTTCTGAATGCCGGCAGCGGTGAGGCGGACCGGGAAGAGGAGATGGTGCAGGAATGA